In one Mycobacterium sp. NBC_00419 genomic region, the following are encoded:
- a CDS encoding enoyl-CoA hydratase-related protein, whose product MTEPTVLYDVDGEGAAVLTLSRPERRNMWTAAMEHEFYEALDRAAADERVRVIVVTGAGDSFVPGLDPEVLAGVAGGQAYTSNRRPQTYATTIPKPIIGAINGACAGIGLAQALNFDYRFAVAGAKFSTAFAKRGLPAEDASAWMLVRLAGPAHAFDLLASARVFLADEARELGVVQRVSPPGRVLADALEYAHQLAATVSPVAMAMVKSQIWRDCEQSMDAARVRAQHLLTLSKAQPDFAEGTASLRERRTPEFGPYSPLNL is encoded by the coding sequence CGACAGTGCTCTACGACGTCGACGGCGAGGGCGCAGCAGTGCTCACCCTGAGCCGGCCCGAGCGGCGCAACATGTGGACCGCTGCGATGGAACACGAGTTCTACGAAGCGCTGGACCGGGCCGCAGCCGACGAGCGGGTTCGGGTGATCGTGGTGACCGGCGCGGGTGATTCCTTCGTGCCGGGGCTGGACCCCGAGGTGCTCGCCGGTGTGGCCGGCGGACAGGCCTACACCAGCAACCGGCGCCCGCAGACCTATGCCACCACGATTCCCAAGCCGATCATCGGCGCCATCAACGGTGCGTGCGCGGGGATCGGACTGGCCCAGGCGCTGAACTTCGACTATCGGTTCGCCGTTGCGGGAGCAAAGTTCAGCACTGCGTTCGCCAAACGCGGGCTGCCGGCCGAGGACGCCAGCGCGTGGATGCTGGTGCGCCTCGCCGGCCCGGCGCACGCATTCGACCTGCTGGCCTCGGCCCGGGTGTTCCTGGCCGACGAAGCGAGGGAACTCGGCGTCGTCCAGCGGGTGTCACCCCCGGGCCGAGTGTTGGCCGACGCGCTGGAGTACGCCCACCAGCTCGCGGCCACGGTGTCGCCGGTGGCGATGGCGATGGTCAAGTCGCAGATCTGGCGAGACTGCGAACAGAGCATGGACGCCGCCAGGGTGCGGGCGCAGCATCTGCTGACGCTGTCCAAAGCTCAGCCCGACTTCGCCGAGGGAACCGCTAGCCTGCGCGAACGCCGGACTCCGGAGTTCGGGCCGTACTCCCCGCTGAATCTCTAG